One Variibacter gotjawalensis genomic window, ATCGATCATGCGGTAGACGCCGGGTGCCGACGGCGCGAGTTTGACGTAACGCGCCAGCGCCGCATGGCCGGCCGCGACGCCTTCCGGGCTGACGAGATCGAAGGCTTCCGTCTGCTCCTCGGGGAGCGACGCCTCTTCGTCCTTTTCGTCCGGCTCGATGCCCGGTTCGATGTCTTTCGGCCGATTCATATTCGCTTAGGTAAGCCTTCGCGGCGCTTGCCGCTACTCGTCGTCGCCGAACGCGTCCGGGGTCTGCCAGGCGATATGCTGCCCGCCGTCGACCGCGATGGTTTCGCCTGAAATGTGCCGGGCCCCCGCCAAATAGACGACCGCCGCCGCGATCGCGTCAGCATCCGGCCCATCGCCGAGCGGCAGGGACTGTTGCTGGCGGCGGAAGGCATCGGCGTCCTGCCGCGTGCTGGCGGCGGTCGGGCCCGGAGCCACGGCATTCACCCGAATGCGCGGAGCGAGCGCCTGCGCCAGCATGATGGTCGCGGTTTCGAGCGCGCTTTTCGCCAGTGAGTAGGAGAAATGGCGCGGCACGATCTTGCGGGCGCGCTGGTCCGTAATGTTGATGATGCAGCCGGTCTGGTCTTGCGGCAGCGTCGCCGCGAAAGCCTGCGCGAGAAAAATTGGCGCACGAAGATTGACCGCGAGCTGGCGATCCCATGCCTCGGCGGTCAGCGTGCCGAGCGCATCGCTCTCGAAAGTCGAAGCGGAGTTCACCAGCAGCGTCGGAGCACCGAAGGTTTTCGCCGCGTCCGCGATAAGCCGGGCAGGGCCATCCGCATCAGCGAGTTCGCCCGTGATCGTGGCCGCACGTCCGCCATTCGCGACGATGCTGCGGACCATATCGTCTGCAGCCGTGTCCGGCCGATGCGTGTGGATGACGACCGCGGAACCGGCCTTCGCCAGCGCCAGCGAAATCGCGCCACCGATGCGGCGTGCGCCGCCGGTGACGAGAGCAATGCCGGACACTGACGAAACCATCGAGAACCTTATTGCGGCGGCGCTTTCGTCGCCTCGAAGGCCGGCACCTTCGCGGCGAACGAGTCGAGCCATGCGACGAGTTTCGGATACTTCGCGCGCCACTTTCCGTCGAAGCGGAAGTCCTGATAGCCGAGCAAGCTCGCGACGGCGAGCTGCCCCACATGCGGCGGATTCGTAATCGCCGGCGGATTGCTCTCAAGCGCTGTAAGTACGCGATCGACTTTGCCCTGCTGCAACGCGACCCACTTCGGCTCGTGCTTATCGGGCTGGCGATAGCGGCCTTCGTAGATCATGAGCAGCGATGCATCGCTGCCGCCATCGGCAAGCGCCATCATGCGCAGCGCTTCGAGGCGAGTCTTGCTGTCTTTCGGAATGATCTTGCCGCCACCCGCATGCGCGTCGAGATATTCGACGATGACGCGCGAGTCGTACCAGCTCTCGCCGTCTTCGGTGACAAGCGTCGGGATCTTGCCGAGCGGGTTCTGCACGCGGATCGAGTCGCCTTCCGCCTGCGTGTCCGCGCCTTGAATGTCGACTTGCTTCTCGAGCCCAAGGATAATGAGCGCCATGCGAACCTTGCGGGCGAACGGCGACGCGGGGGCGGATCGGAGGATCATCATTGTTGTTATGCTGCCTGAATGCGGGGAGGGTCAGGCTGCGTAACACGATGCCGAGCGACCGGCAAAATTCGCGCGGCCCGGCGTTCGGGCCGCGGATATCACGCTAAAGTCGGTGCGCCTACTTCAGGACGAGGTTGACCGCTTTCGGTCCCTTGCCCTTTTTGTCGGGCTCAACCTCGTAAGCCAGCGGCTGGCCTTCGTTCAGCGACTTGAGACCTGCGCGCTCAACCGCCGTGATGTGAACGAACACATCCGGGCCGCCTGTGTCCGGCTTAATGAAGCCGTAGCCGCGCTCCGTATTGAAGAACTTGATCGTACCAGTCATCGACATTTCTAGTCCCCACGTCCCCATTCCGCCCGCGACAGCTTCCGGTTGCGGGAATGGCGTCGCAGGGTTGTGCGCTCGCAACGTAATCAAGCCACGAGGGGTCGCCTAGCGGGTGCGACGATGCGGCTCACCCCTCCGCTCACGCGGCGGCGCGAATCCATTCGAGGCTTGAGCGACAAGGGTTTTCTGACGTGAGTGCTTTTGCGAGAGCAGGGCCGATCACGCGGAGTTGAGCGTCAAAACGCCACGGCGGATTGATGATCAGCAGGCCGCTGCCGCGCAACTTGTCGGTTGGTGTCTCGGCGAAAGAAAGTTCGGAGCGCAGAATGCCGGTCGTGATGGATTTATCGAGACTGCGCGCGAGCTTGTTGGATGCTCCGACATCTTTGATCGGATACCAGATCATGTAGATGCCGCCCGGCCATTTTCGCCACGCTTCGGCAACCGCGCCGGCAAGATGCTCGAACTCGTCCGGCCGTTCGTACGGCGGATCGATCAGCACCAAGCCGCGCCGTTCTTTCGGCGGGATATAGGCTGTCAGCGCTTTCCAGCCGTCGATCTCGATCGCCTTCGTGCGCTTGTCGACGCCGAGCGTGCGCTCGAGCTTGCGCGCCGCACCGGGCTCAGACTCGCAGGCGATCAAACGGTCCTGCGGTCGCAACAGATGGCGGACGATGAGCGGAGATCCTGGATAACGAAGCTCACCGTTTTGGTTTTCGCCAGCGACCGCGTCGAAGTACGTCTTCAGCAATGCGGTCGCCTCGGCCGTCAAACTCCCGGTGTCCGCAGCGTCGCGAAGTCGGGGCATCAGCCGCCCAATTCCGCCGCGCCACTCGCCGGTGCGCTCGGCCTCTTCGCCGGCGAGGTTGTAGCGCCCAGCACCCGCGTGAGTGTCGACGACGCGGAAAGCCGCGTCCTTCTGCCGCAGATGCTGAAGGACCAGGACAAGCGCTGCGTGCTTGTGGACATCGGCGAAATTGCCGGCGTGGAAGGCGTGACGGTAATTCATGGCCCAGTTGGTTACGAGTTTCCTTCGGCTGAGCCGAATTATGACCGATCGATTTAATCGGACGGTAGGTCCTTAGGCCTATAGTCAAATGCAACGCAAATTGGAGAGACGGTATTTAGTTCCGCCGGGTCAATGACAATGTTCTCGACCAAGCTGTCCACATTTCTCTGCGTCCTCGCTCCGGTCGTCTTGGCCTATGGCCTTGGTTCGGCTCCGGTGGCGCGTGTGTTGCCGGATAACTTCGGAACCGGTCTAGCGGCGTTTCATGCGGACGTGAACTCCATCGCGCATGGTGGCTTTAGTGGCATGTACTATGCCGGGCTAGAGAAAATCCGCGAGATGCAAGCCAAGGTTCAGCGCTCGAAGGACGATTCCACCCGATAGGCTACGAACCGCCACGCACGGGCGGCATCACGAGCTTGTCTCGGCGGCAAGCGCGGCGGTCGATCTCCGCGCAATTCCGAAAGCCCAACTCTTTCGTCATGCAGACGCGTACTTCGCGCAGGTGACGCCGGTCGCAGTCGACCGCGATGGCTTCGCGCGTCAGGCCCGGATTGGCCTTGACGAAGGCTTCTTCGACCTCGTCCGGCGAAACCGTCTGATACTCTTTCGGATCCAGAAATTGCTCCGGAATTTTGACGATCGCGCGCGCCTTGCGAACATTCTCGAAATAGGTACGGGCCGATGTGCCGGCGCAGGTGCCGTGCTTATCCCACTCGCGATAGATCAAGCCCGGCGCCGGCATGATGTCGAGCATCGACGTCATGATCTCGCGCTGTAGCCGCGGCGCCGGAACTTGGCAATATTCCGGATAGCCGCGCTCGTATTGCGGCCACAGACCGTGCACCACGAACGAGTACGGGCGGGATCCGCATTGCTGACGCGGCGCGCGCTCGCCCCGCGACTCGCAGAACGACGGCGACCATGAAAGAGCCAGGACGTAGAAATTGAATTTGCCGGCTTCGTTTTGCCGCCGGTCCTGCTGCGCGTTTGCGGAGCCAATGAACAGCGAAAGAAACACGAGGCCGCCAGCGAGCCTCGAAACGATACGGGTGAAGCTCACGACGGCACTCCCAAAGGTCTATGCAGCAATACGCGCAGCGTAACCGCGCGTTCGAACAGCCTCAAGACCGAAAATGAAGGGTAGTCAGTGCGTTACGGCAACGCCATCCGGCAAGCCGGATTGTAGGCCCAGTTGCGGTCCATACCAACGACACACCATTCGACGCCCCAGGACGCGCCGATTGCGGCCGCATCTTCGATGATCGAATAATTCACCCGGCGCTTCTTCCCATCCGAGGTGACGACCTGACCGGTGCAGAATCGGCGGGGAATAGTGTCCACGGCCCACGGGCGGATCGCGACCTGACGCACTGCCAAAAACTCCTCGATTCGCATCTCGGAATTCCAGAAATGCCCTTCCTTCCGGGCGAATGCACTTGTGATGTGGCTCAGCGCCGAAGGGTGATCGCAGGCAGGAAGCTCCGCGTCATAACGCGGGCCTGAGAGCCAGAAGTTCTTTTCGAGCCACCCAGCGGCCTGCGCCGGCGACACCGCGCCCGCAATGGCGGCAATCAGCGATACGAAAGCGAGATGGCGAAGCATGCGGCGGGTCCTTGGATCGCGCGCGGAACAGCGCACCATACGGAAGCTGTGCGAACGTGCCGCGCCGCAACCTTTGGGTCAAGGCTGGGTGAGGGCCAGAGCGTACTCGCCTGTGTCTTGTGGCTCGGCCGCAACGGTTTCGGTGGGTTGTTGCTCCGCGGGATCAAGTGCGGCAGCAACGCATGGCGATGCCGAGAACCGCCAGGTCGTATTGTTGACCATCATGTCGCAGGTCGCGAGTCGCGCACCTGAGGGCGTCGAGAGGCAAATGGTCGTGCCGATCACGAAGTCGCGCCCGAGCGCGCGGCAGGTGCATTCGGCCGCTGATGCCGGCAGAGCCAGAACCGAAAGCGCTAGGATCGTCAGCACCCGGACCATGCCGAAGTTTAGCACGCAATTGGGCCGCCGGCTAAGAACCGGATTGCAGTGCCTTCACGTAGGAGGCGACCCCGGCCGCAACGTCGCGGAAGCCGCCGTTGTAGCCGGCTTGACGCAGCTTCTTGATGTCGGCCTCCGTGTAGTACTGATATTGATCACGGATATTTGCCGGCATGTCGACATAGGTCACTGGAACGTCCTTGCCGGTCTCACGCAGCAGGGCCTCCGCGATCGCGAGAAACGGTTCGGCTTTGCCGGTGCCGACATTGTAGAGACCAGAGGGGGCGCCACCCCGCAACAGCCAGACGATCACGTCCGCAACATCGTCGACGTAGACAAAATCGCGAAGCTGTTTGCCGTCTTCGTAATCGGGATGATGCGAGCGGAAGAGCGTGAGGTACCCGCTGCCGTGCAGCTGTTCGTAAAGCTTCAGGGCGACCGACCGCATCGATCCTTTGTGCGCTTCGTTCGGCCCATACACGTTGAAGAATTTCAGGCCGTACCAATGCGGCGGCGTCGGTGCGCCGTTCGCGGCATCGCGCAGAATGCGCAGATCGGCAACCTGCTTCGACCAGCCGTACATGTTGAGCGGCTTGAGCTTGCGCAGATCGTCGAGGCTCAGCGTATCGAGAAAACCATGCTCACCGGCGCCGTAGGTCGCGGCCGAGGAGGCGTAAACGAGCGGTTTTCCATGCTGAGCGCACCACGCCCACAGCTCGAGCGTAAACCGCACATTCTTACGGCGAATGAGATCGAGATCCGTAACCGTCGTCGACGAAATCGCGCCCATATGCACGACCGCCGAGACAGCGTCAGCGTTCGCGTCGAGCCACACAAACGCGTCCTGCCAATCGACGAGGTCGTACAGATTGTCAACGCGGAGATTCGCCCACTTCTCGGCGCGCGTGAAATCTTCGATCACGGCGGCCGGCACATTGTCTTCGCCAAGCCGCGCCACGACGCGCGAGCCGATGAAGCCGCCACCGCCCGTCACGACGATCATTGCGCAGCTTCCTTGCGGTGCGCGAGGATCGCGGTGGTCGAATGGCCGGCGACCAGCGGTACGATCATCACCTCGCCGCCATAGAGTTCGACTTCGCGCGCGCCGACGATAGTGTCCTTCGTGTAGTCGCCGCCCTTCACCAGAAGATCGGGCTTGAGCCGATCGATGACTTGTGACGGCGTGTCTTCGTCGAACACAACGACCGCATCGACGCTCCGCAATGCTGCGAGCACGGCGCCGCGCGCCTCAGAGTTGTTCACGGGGCGGCTCGCGCCTTTCAGTGCCCGCACCGAGCGATCCGAATTCAGTCCGACGATCAGCCGATCGCAACGCGCCGCAGCTTCCGCGAGGAGCTTCACGTGCCCAGGATGCAGAATATCGAAACAGCCGTTGGTGAAGCCGACGCGCAGGCCGCGTTCGCGCCACAAGCGGCGCAGTTCGACGGCTTGATCGAGCGGCATCGGGCCGAGCGTCGCTTCGTGCGGTCCACCGGCAGCAGCGAGATAGTCGCTGAGTTCGCGCGCCGTGACGACAGCAGTCCCGCGCTTGGCGACCGAAAGTCCGGCCGCCGCATTGGCGAGAATCATAGCTTGCTCGGGTGAATGCCCTGTCGCAAGCGCCGCGCCGAACGTCGCGACGGCCGTATCGCCGGCGCCTGACACGTCAAACACTTCGCGCGCGCTCGCTCGCACGTGACGCAGCGGCTCGCCGGGCAGAGCGAGCGACATGCCGCGCTCCGATCGTGTTACCAAAAGGTTCGCGCCTGACGTATCGGCGGCCGCGCGGCAAGCCGCCGCGATCGCGTCGTCGCTCGCAACTGAATGACCTGTCGCCTGCGCAAGTTCCTTCAGGTTCGGCGTCAAATAGTGCGCGCCGCGATAGAAAGAGAAGTCGGACTGCTTCGGGTCGACGATGACGATTTTGCCGGCCGCGCGCGCGGCTGCGGCCAGGGCCGCGAAGGCCTGAGCCGAGACGATGCCTTTGCCGTAGTCGGAGACGATGACGATATCGATATTTGCGAGAGCAGCTTCCGCAGCGGCTACGAGCCGAACCCCGTAATCGTGACGCGATTGCTGACGTTCTTGGTCCACCCGGAGCAAATGCTGACCACCGGCGAGAAACCGCGTCTTGATAGTGGTGCGGCAGTGCGAATCGCGCACGAGACGGGTCTCGATGCCCGGCGCGCGCGCGAGAATTTGCTCGAGCTCATCACCGGGAGCGTCCTCGCCGATCAAGCCGACTAGGATTGCCTTGCCGCCAAGCGCATTGATGTTTGCCGCTACGTTCGCGGCACCGCCGGCGGACGCATGATGCTCCCCGCGCAACAGCACTGGGATCGGCGCCTCCGGCGACACGCGGCTGACAACGCCGGTCACATATTCGTCGAGCATCACGTCGCCGAATACCAATACGCGCGCGTTTGTAAGCTCGTCAGGCTTCATTCGGACTCGTCGCTTCTACGTTTCGCCGGGGCGCAGGTGATAACTGATGTCGCACCCAAAGCCCAGGAACACCCGGCGAATATGTTAACACCCACTACATGCGGCTCCGATGCGGATGCGAAAAATTCGCAGTCGCGGCTGATCCGCATTCTGCTTATAATGGTTGATATGGTCTTGGGGGTGCCTTTGACCACAGCGAAACCGCGGCGATCGCGGCGTTGAGGGCGTTGTGGAACAGTTGAAATCGCTTTTCAGTAATCCGCGTAAGCTGTTGGTTATCCTGCATGATTGGGGGATGACATCACTTGCTGTGCTGGTCAGTTTCTTTTTGCGGTTTGACGTCGACGGTATCGAACACCGGATGCCCGTTCTTCTCTACTTCATTCCGCTTTTCGCTTTGTACGCCTCTGCCGTTTACTCGATTTTCGGGCTCTACGAATCCAAATGGCGCTTTGCGTCGCTGCCAGACCTCGCAAATATCTTCAAATCGGTGACGTGTTTGGCAGTTTCGCTAATCGTCATCGACTACGTCTTGGCCTCCAGCACGATTTACGGCGGCTTCCTTTTCGGGAAGATAACGATCGCGCTCTATTGGTGCGTTCAATTCATGCTCCTGGGTGGGCCGCGCATCGCATACCGCTACTTCCGCTATTCGCGGTTGCGCAAGCGCGCGATAGCGACGGACGCCAAGCAGACTCTGATCATGGGCCGCGCCGCCGACGCGGAGATGATTCTGCGTTCCATTGAGAGCGGCGCGCTGCGAAAAGTCTGGCCGGCCGGCATCCTCTCGCCGTCGCCAGCGGATCAGGAGATGGTGGTGCGGGGCACGCGCGTGCTCGGCACCTTGGAAGATCTCGAACGCGTCGTCGTCGAGCAGGCGCGCCGCGGTCACAAGATCGATCAAGTCATCCTAACCGGCGGTGTGCTCGCCGAGTCCGTCAAACCGGAATTCATTATTGGACGCGCGCGTCAGCTCGATATCGAGGTGCGGACGCTGGCCGGTCTGCAAGAAGGTGCGCAAGGTAGCGCGCGGCCACGCGTAGCTCGCATTGCCGTGGAAGATTTGCTGCTGCGACCGAGCGTCAAGATCGACCACCGCCGCTTGGAGCGACTGATCCAAGGCAAATCCATCGCTGTGACGGGAGGCGGTGGATCGATAGGCCTCGAAATTTGCAAGAGTGCTGTGAACTTCGGCGCGTCGCGCGTCCTCGTACTGGAGAATTCCGAGCCGATCTTACGTGCTGCGCTCGATCGCCTTGAGACGATGGACACGAAAACCGAGATCGATGGGCGCATCGCGGATGTACGCGATCGCAATCGCATGTTTCGGATGTTGGCGGATTTCCAGCCCGATCTCGTTTTCCACGCGGCCGCGCTCAAGCACATTCAGCTCGTGGAGCGCGATTGGGCGGAGGGTGTGCGCACCAACGTGTTCGGCTCCATCAATGTCGCGGATGCGGCCATCGCAGCCGGCGCTCGCGGCATGGTGATGATTTCGACCGACAAAGCGGTCGAGCCGGTGTCGGTTCTTGGCGCCACCAAGCGCCTTGCCGAAATCTATTGCCACGCACTGGATACTGAAATCCTTGCGCGCGGCCCAAATTCGTCGATCGTCCCGCTCAACCGGAAGGGCGAGTCGACGCGGTTGATTTCCGTGCGCTTCGGCAACGTGCTTGCGTCGAACGGTTCGGTTGTCCCGCGCTTCCGCACGCAAATTGAAGCCGGCGGGCCCGTCACGGTGACGCATCCCGATATGGTGCGCTACTTCATGACGATCCGCGAGGCGAGCGATCTCGTGATCACGGCGTCGAGCCACGCTCTTGGCGCAGAGCGGTCGACGCCATCGATCTACGTATTGAACATGGGCCAGCCCGTGAAAATCGTTGAGCTGGCCGAGCGGATGATCCGACTGTCCGGATATGAACCTTACGAAGACATCGACATCACATTCACGGGCTTGCGCGATGGCGAGCGCCTTAACGAGGTGCTTTTCGCCGGCGACGAGTCATCCGCTGAGATCGGGATTTCAGGCGTTGTCGCTGCGCGGCCCGAATGTCCGCCGCTTGCCGAGGTCCGGAACGCGCTGACCGCGCTGGACGCGGCGCTCGCTGCTGACGATCGAGACGCGGTATTCCGGGTCTTCAAAGAAGCGGTGCCGGATTTCCGCGGCGCGGCGGCTTAAGCCTGCGCGCCTTCGGCCAGCGCGAAGTGCCGCAGTAGAATCGCGACAAGCACCGCGGCCACTATCGCGGCGCCGATGGCGAGGGGGAGCGTTGTCGTTGCCGCAACGATCGAAAGCACGATGAGCGCGAGATTGAGGCCGGCTACCCGGAGCACCACGTCCGTGTGCGACAAGTTCCCGCGCAACGCGCGCTGATAGAAATGCTGACGATGCGGTTGCCAGAAGTGTTCGCCGCGCAGCATGCGGCGCAACAGCGTCAACGTTGCGTCGGCGAGATAGTACAGCGGAAGAATTAGCGCGGCGAGCAATGCGCCAGCACTCGCTGTTTGGATAAGCAGCAATCCGAGAAGTAAACCGATCGGGAGGCTCCCGGCATCACCGAGAAAAACACGCGCGGGCGGCGCGTTCCAGATCGCAAATCCGATCATCGCGCCGGCCAGCGTCGCAGCCTGCCAACCGACGGCACTTGGCACCGCGCCGATAGCCGCAAGAATGAAGAGGCCGGCGCAAATAGACACCGTCTCGCAGGCGCTTATGAGGTCGATCCCGTCCATAAAGTTCATCAAGTTGACGAACCACAGCACGGCGAGGACAAGCACAATGCGTTCGATCCAGAACGGAGCCGCGTGAACGATATGCACGTCGGTCGGTAGTGCGACGACCGCAATTGAAACTGCTGCAAATTGGCAAGCGAACCGAGGGAC contains:
- a CDS encoding SDR family oxidoreductase encodes the protein MVSSVSGIALVTGGARRIGGAISLALAKAGSAVVIHTHRPDTAADDMVRSIVANGGRAATITGELADADGPARLIADAAKTFGAPTLLVNSASTFESDALGTLTAEAWDRQLAVNLRAPIFLAQAFAATLPQDQTGCIINITDQRARKIVPRHFSYSLAKSALETATIMLAQALAPRIRVNAVAPGPTAASTRQDADAFRRQQQSLPLGDGPDADAIAAAVVYLAGARHISGETIAVDGGQHIAWQTPDAFGDDE
- a CDS encoding glutathione S-transferase family protein, producing MALIILGLEKQVDIQGADTQAEGDSIRVQNPLGKIPTLVTEDGESWYDSRVIVEYLDAHAGGGKIIPKDSKTRLEALRMMALADGGSDASLLMIYEGRYRQPDKHEPKWVALQQGKVDRVLTALESNPPAITNPPHVGQLAVASLLGYQDFRFDGKWRAKYPKLVAWLDSFAAKVPAFEATKAPPQ
- a CDS encoding cold-shock protein, coding for MSMTGTIKFFNTERGYGFIKPDTGGPDVFVHITAVERAGLKSLNEGQPLAYEVEPDKKGKGPKAVNLVLK
- a CDS encoding 23S rRNA (adenine(2030)-N(6))-methyltransferase RlmJ — encoded protein: MNYRHAFHAGNFADVHKHAALVLVLQHLRQKDAAFRVVDTHAGAGRYNLAGEEAERTGEWRGGIGRLMPRLRDAADTGSLTAEATALLKTYFDAVAGENQNGELRYPGSPLIVRHLLRPQDRLIACESEPGAARKLERTLGVDKRTKAIEIDGWKALTAYIPPKERRGLVLIDPPYERPDEFEHLAGAVAEAWRKWPGGIYMIWYPIKDVGASNKLARSLDKSITTGILRSELSFAETPTDKLRGSGLLIINPPWRFDAQLRVIGPALAKALTSENPCRSSLEWIRAAA
- a CDS encoding ribonuclease T2 family protein — its product is MSFTRIVSRLAGGLVFLSLFIGSANAQQDRRQNEAGKFNFYVLALSWSPSFCESRGERAPRQQCGSRPYSFVVHGLWPQYERGYPEYCQVPAPRLQREIMTSMLDIMPAPGLIYREWDKHGTCAGTSARTYFENVRKARAIVKIPEQFLDPKEYQTVSPDEVEEAFVKANPGLTREAIAVDCDRRHLREVRVCMTKELGFRNCAEIDRRACRRDKLVMPPVRGGS
- the rfaD gene encoding ADP-glyceromanno-heptose 6-epimerase; translated protein: MIVVTGGGGFIGSRVVARLGEDNVPAAVIEDFTRAEKWANLRVDNLYDLVDWQDAFVWLDANADAVSAVVHMGAISSTTVTDLDLIRRKNVRFTLELWAWCAQHGKPLVYASSAATYGAGEHGFLDTLSLDDLRKLKPLNMYGWSKQVADLRILRDAANGAPTPPHWYGLKFFNVYGPNEAHKGSMRSVALKLYEQLHGSGYLTLFRSHHPDYEDGKQLRDFVYVDDVADVIVWLLRGGAPSGLYNVGTGKAEPFLAIAEALLRETGKDVPVTYVDMPANIRDQYQYYTEADIKKLRQAGYNGGFRDVAAGVASYVKALQSGS
- the rfaE2 gene encoding D-glycero-beta-D-manno-heptose 1-phosphate adenylyltransferase, with product MKPDELTNARVLVFGDVMLDEYVTGVVSRVSPEAPIPVLLRGEHHASAGGAANVAANINALGGKAILVGLIGEDAPGDELEQILARAPGIETRLVRDSHCRTTIKTRFLAGGQHLLRVDQERQQSRHDYGVRLVAAAEAALANIDIVIVSDYGKGIVSAQAFAALAAAARAAGKIVIVDPKQSDFSFYRGAHYLTPNLKELAQATGHSVASDDAIAAACRAAADTSGANLLVTRSERGMSLALPGEPLRHVRASAREVFDVSGAGDTAVATFGAALATGHSPEQAMILANAAAGLSVAKRGTAVVTARELSDYLAAAGGPHEATLGPMPLDQAVELRRLWRERGLRVGFTNGCFDILHPGHVKLLAEAAARCDRLIVGLNSDRSVRALKGASRPVNNSEARGAVLAALRSVDAVVVFDEDTPSQVIDRLKPDLLVKGGDYTKDTIVGAREVELYGGEVMIVPLVAGHSTTAILAHRKEAAQ
- a CDS encoding SDR family NAD(P)-dependent oxidoreductase gives rise to the protein MPVLLYFIPLFALYASAVYSIFGLYESKWRFASLPDLANIFKSVTCLAVSLIVIDYVLASSTIYGGFLFGKITIALYWCVQFMLLGGPRIAYRYFRYSRLRKRAIATDAKQTLIMGRAADAEMILRSIESGALRKVWPAGILSPSPADQEMVVRGTRVLGTLEDLERVVVEQARRGHKIDQVILTGGVLAESVKPEFIIGRARQLDIEVRTLAGLQEGAQGSARPRVARIAVEDLLLRPSVKIDHRRLERLIQGKSIAVTGGGGSIGLEICKSAVNFGASRVLVLENSEPILRAALDRLETMDTKTEIDGRIADVRDRNRMFRMLADFQPDLVFHAAALKHIQLVERDWAEGVRTNVFGSINVADAAIAAGARGMVMISTDKAVEPVSVLGATKRLAEIYCHALDTEILARGPNSSIVPLNRKGESTRLISVRFGNVLASNGSVVPRFRTQIEAGGPVTVTHPDMVRYFMTIREASDLVITASSHALGAERSTPSIYVLNMGQPVKIVELAERMIRLSGYEPYEDIDITFTGLRDGERLNEVLFAGDESSAEIGISGVVAARPECPPLAEVRNALTALDAALAADDRDAVFRVFKEAVPDFRGAAA
- a CDS encoding glycosyl transferase: MTGLPAAVCAAAICGVVVWLLLKPVVPWLARRAVAQVTTRSSHIKPTPQGGGLVAVPAALAGSVVLQFFIAGAPGISFLVVVVAALLLMALGFWDDTHGLPVVPRFACQFAAVSIAVVALPTDVHIVHAAPFWIERIVLVLAVLWFVNLMNFMDGIDLISACETVSICAGLFILAAIGAVPSAVGWQAATLAGAMIGFAIWNAPPARVFLGDAGSLPIGLLLGLLLIQTASAGALLAALILPLYYLADATLTLLRRMLRGEHFWQPHRQHFYQRALRGNLSHTDVVLRVAGLNLALIVLSIVAATTTLPLAIGAAIVAAVLVAILLRHFALAEGAQA